In Leptodesmis sichuanensis A121, the following are encoded in one genomic region:
- a CDS encoding NAD(P)H-quinone oxidoreductase subunit F, with protein MPEFFLQTSWWIPCYGLLGALLSMPWSLGIIRRTGSRPAAYLNILMTVIALIHGAIAFQFSLHTEPQPMVLHWFHAADLDLSFAIDISPISLGAAEVVAGLSVLAQVFALGYMEKDWALARFFSLMGFFEGAMTGIALSDSLFLSYALLEMLTLSTYLLVGFWYAQPLVVTAARDAFLTKRVGDVLLLMGVVALASMAGTLNFPDLYEWADVTTLSPIVSALLGLALIAGPIGKCAQFPLHLWLDEAMEGPNPASILRNSVVVACGAYILIKLQPILILSPVASIALVTLGTMTAIGASLVALAQIDIKRAFSHSTSAFLGLVFIAVGMQWTNFALLMLFAHAIAKALIFMSVGSIIVTTSTQDITEMGGLWTRMPATTAAYVVGSAGLIGLFPLGGFWAFREGINAFWYDNPWLVAVLLLVNGLTAINIVRVFRLVFLGPRQLKTRRAPEVIWLMALPMVSLTIVTLLVPFILQRLQILPDWVYLNQTAIALMMLSALIGCAIGAALPLTRVWSRPVQMPYKLIQDLLAYDFYVEQLYKVTVIWLVNLISQASAWFDRYIVDGVVNFVGLASIFSGETLKYSISGQSQAYLLTILLGVSLLGIFLTYPLWYPLL; from the coding sequence ATGCCCGAATTTTTTTTACAAACAAGTTGGTGGATTCCATGTTATGGGCTACTCGGCGCACTGTTGTCGATGCCCTGGTCACTCGGCATAATTCGTCGCACAGGCTCTAGACCTGCGGCCTATCTCAATATCTTGATGACCGTTATCGCCCTGATCCACGGTGCGATCGCCTTCCAGTTCAGCCTCCACACAGAGCCGCAACCAATGGTACTGCACTGGTTTCACGCGGCTGACCTGGATCTCTCCTTCGCGATCGACATTTCACCAATCAGTCTAGGAGCAGCAGAAGTGGTAGCTGGCTTGAGCGTTTTGGCTCAAGTGTTTGCCCTGGGCTACATGGAAAAAGACTGGGCCTTGGCGCGGTTCTTTTCCTTAATGGGATTTTTTGAGGGCGCAATGACGGGAATAGCATTGAGTGACTCGCTGTTTCTGTCCTATGCCCTCCTGGAAATGCTGACCCTATCCACCTACCTGCTGGTCGGTTTCTGGTATGCCCAACCGCTGGTGGTAACGGCTGCCCGTGATGCCTTTTTAACCAAACGGGTGGGGGATGTTTTACTGCTGATGGGGGTAGTGGCTTTGGCTAGTATGGCCGGCACGCTCAACTTTCCTGATCTCTATGAGTGGGCAGATGTGACGACGCTTTCTCCGATCGTCTCTGCCTTACTGGGGTTAGCACTGATTGCTGGGCCGATCGGGAAATGCGCGCAGTTCCCTCTCCATCTCTGGTTGGATGAAGCAATGGAAGGGCCAAACCCAGCTTCGATTTTACGAAATTCAGTGGTGGTGGCCTGCGGGGCTTACATTCTGATCAAACTTCAGCCCATTTTGATCCTGTCTCCAGTAGCGTCGATCGCTCTGGTTACCCTGGGAACGATGACAGCCATTGGTGCCTCTCTTGTTGCCCTGGCTCAAATTGATATCAAACGAGCCTTTTCCCACTCCACCAGTGCCTTTCTGGGACTGGTCTTTATTGCTGTAGGAATGCAATGGACAAACTTTGCGCTGCTGATGCTGTTTGCCCATGCGATCGCGAAAGCCCTGATCTTTATGAGTGTTGGCTCCATTATTGTCACTACCAGCACTCAGGATATTACCGAGATGGGTGGCTTGTGGACTCGCATGCCAGCTACAACGGCGGCTTATGTCGTGGGTTCAGCCGGATTGATTGGGTTATTCCCACTAGGCGGATTTTGGGCCTTTCGAGAAGGAATTAATGCTTTCTGGTACGACAATCCCTGGTTGGTGGCTGTGTTGCTCTTGGTGAATGGCTTGACAGCGATCAATATTGTGCGGGTCTTTCGACTGGTCTTTCTTGGCCCACGGCAACTGAAAACCCGCCGTGCTCCTGAAGTGATCTGGCTGATGGCTCTGCCCATGGTGTCTCTGACGATCGTGACTCTGCTGGTTCCCTTTATCCTGCAACGGCTGCAGATTCTGCCAGATTGGGTCTATCTGAACCAAACGGCGATCGCCCTGATGATGCTCTCTGCCTTAATTGGCTGTGCCATTGGAGCCGCTTTGCCCCTCACGCGGGTCTGGTCGCGTCCGGTGCAAATGCCCTACAAACTGATTCAGGATCTGCTGGCCTACGACTTTTATGTAGAGCAACTGTATAAAGTGACCGTGATCTGGTTGGTGAATCTGATTTCTCAAGCCAGTGCCTGGTTCGATCGCTACATTGTGGATGGCGTGGTCAACTTTGTCGGTCTGGCTTCTATTTTCAGTGGCGAAACCTTGAAATACAGCATCTCTGGTCAGT